The Limanda limanda chromosome 20, fLimLim1.1, whole genome shotgun sequence genome has a segment encoding these proteins:
- the apodb gene encoding apolipoprotein Db has product MSSLYLLLLLLPLAAAQTFHWGPCPTPPVQPAFNLQQYLGRWYEMEKLPASFERGKCIEANYSLRKDGTIRVLNSQFDRNKTRTGEGTAVVRDPREAAKLGVSFSYFSPYSPYWVLSTDYSGFTVVYSCNDFFRVFHVDFAWILTRSRFPPRETVQNAKDLMTREGIDLSGMKPTDQTGCKDN; this is encoded by the exons ATGTCTTCCCTctacctcctcctgctgctgctccccctGGCGGCAGCTCAGACGTTTCACTGGGGTCCCTGCCCCACACCCCCAGTTCAGCCCGCATTCAACCTCCAGCAG TATCTGGGGAGATGGTACGAGATGGAGAAGCTTCCGGCTTcatttgaaagaggaaagtgCATCGAAgcaaattattctctgaggaaAGATGGAACCATCCGGGTGCTCAACTCCCAGTTCGA tcgGAACAAGACGAGGACGGGCGAGGGGACAGCGGTGGTTCGAGACCCGAGAGAAGCAGCCAAGCTGGGAGTCAGCTTCTCCTACT TCTCTCCCTACAGCCCGTACTGGGTTCTGTCCACCGACTACAGCGGCTTCACCGTCGTGTACTCGTGCAACGACTTCTTCCGCGTGTTCCACGTGGACTTCGCCTGGATCCTCACCCGCTCGCGCTTCCCGCCCCGGGAGACGGTGCAGAACGCCAAAGACCTGATGACCAGAGAGGGAATCGACCTGAGCGGGATGAAGCCCACAGATCAGACCGGCTGCAAAGACAATTGA
- the otos gene encoding otospiralin, producing the protein MKLLVWISLLCLCICYFTEARVIPEGVPYDEPPAVPYWPYSTSDFWNYIEYFKSIGAYNHINEMARAFFAHQPLGDTLGYETNAGHEH; encoded by the exons ATGAAGCTGTTGGTCTGGATCagtctcctctgcctctgcatCTGTTATTTCACAG agGCCAGAGTCATCCCTGAAGGAG TCCCGTACGACGAGCCACCAGCTGTTCCCTACTGGCCCTACTCCACCTCCGACTTCTGGAACTACATTGAATACTTCAAATCCATCGGCgcctacaaccacatcaacgaGATGGCCCGCGCCTTCTTCGCCCACCAGCCGCTCGGAGACACCCTGGGATACGAGACCAACGCAGGACATGAGCACTGA
- the cops9 gene encoding COP9 signalosome complex subunit 9, whose protein sequence is MKPAVDEMFPEGAGPYVDLDEAGGSSGLLMDLAANEKAVHSDFFNDFEDLFDDDDLQ, encoded by the exons atgaaacctGCGGTGGACGAGATGTTTCCCGAGGGAGCGGGTCCGTACGTGGATCTGGACGAG GCAGGGGGCAGCAGCGGTCTGCTAATGGACCTGGCAGCCAATGAAAAGGCAGTTCACTCTGATTTCTTTaatg ATTTCGAGGATCTTTTCGATGACGATGACCTTCAGTGA
- the and1 gene encoding actinodin1 — protein sequence MAGRRRSSFLGVFVTAALAVVLLPEGESLEERATAAASQRSLVRSRRNISWYKQHSDFWNWYKFFTDNGNQEAVHEMDRIYLAYLQNKNRAEGRRSYKAYLRHLGDIYKSCADSDDPECVSSYTARPKPETPKPAPVKTCDPTKDTYCLYAALLQGKSPYQPLVLPAEAPAPAPVKAPAPMYVRSAPAKDPQSGYQYYAPSTTPFLSKEQKAELLRICASEDVECLQYHLRAAYGYKPSAGPVPSYAHLGCDPKKDPTCKPKLVQKAPSGVYLQYPNCDPVRDPACAYAASLVAARAPKQPAPAGPGSCNPLYEEGCNPLSATRFATPPQAYKSDEADEAAAIRAAPQAEQSSDPYAMFRDAYAAAAMHRRAPSNPRQQVPFSNPGYEEPAREERHPLGPPGKTKEGYECFIGYDRDCFPVKPAEPRSGVHRHLPYPAEAYEPHLNADGTRSGVMEPSNPDCDPEYDRDCRLRRYEPEQRQAEAQPEQHAEEDHSQGAAEREHQPEEQEQYEAEPYQSGQEEPHVSYPQMSYPQMSYPQMSQGIPSLQDILRLYADQSPEQDERRAYAGDYRKK from the exons ATGGCTGGACGGAGGAGAAGCAGTTTCTTGGGCGTGTTCGTCACCGCTGCGCTGgctgtggtgctgctgcccg AGGGGGAGAGTCTGGAGGAGAGAGCGACGGCTGCAGCGTCACAGCGGAGTCTGGTCCGCAGCCGCAGGAACATCAGCTGGTACAAGCAGCACTCCGACTTCTGGAACTGGTACAAGTTCTTCACCGACAACGGCAACCAGGAGGCA GTTCACGAGATGGACCGCATCTACCTGGCCTACCTCCAGAACAAGAACCGGGCCGAGGGCCGTCGCTCCTACAAGGCCTACCTGCGCCACCTAGGGGACATCTACAAGTCCTGCGCAGACTCCGACGACCCCGAATGCGTGTCCTCCTACACCGCCCGGCCCAAACCAGAGACCCCCAAGCCTGCACCGGTAAAGACCTGTGACCCCACCAAGGACACCTACTGCCTGTACGCTGCTCTGCTCCAGGGCAAGAGTCCCTACCAGCCCCTGGTTCTCCCAGCAGAAGCCCCGGCTCCAGCACCTGTCAAGGCCCCGGCGCCGATGTACGTCCGCTCTGCTCCGGCTAAGGACCCCCAGTCCGGGTACCAGTACTACGCTCCATCCACAACACCTTTCCTCTCCAAG GAGCAGAAGGCCGAGCTGCTGAGGATCTGCGCCTCTGAGGACGTGGAGTGTCTGCAGTACCACCTGAGAGCCGCCTACGGGTACAAGCCCTCCGCCGGGCCCGTGCCGTCCTACGCCCACCTGGGCTGTGATCCCAAGAAAGACCCCACCTGCAAACCCAAGCTGGTGCAGAAAGCCCCCTCCGGCGTCTACCTGCAGTACCCCAACTGCGACCCGGTCAGGGATCCGGCCTGCGCCTACGCAGCCTCCCTCGTG gCCGCCCGTGCTCCTAAACAACCTGCCCCTGCCGGCCCTGGATCCTGCAACCCTCTCTACGAAGAGGGCTGCAACCCCCTGAGCGCCACCAGATTCGCCACCCCCCCCCAGGCGTACAAAAGCGACGAGGCAGACGAAGCCGCCGCCATCCGTGCCGCGCCTCAGGCTGAGCAGAGCAGCGACCCCTACGCCATGTTCAGGGACGCTTAC GCGGCGGCCGCCATGCATCGCCGCGCTCCTTCCAACCCCAGGCAGCAGGTCCCGTTCTCCAACCCCGGTTATGAGGAGCCTGCCCGCGAGGAGCGCCACCCGCTGGGCCCCCCAGGTAAGACCAAGGAGGGCTACGAATGCTTCATCGGCTACGACCGCGACTGCTTCCCGGTGAAGCCCGCCGAGCCGCGCTCCGGAGTCCACCGCCACCTGCCCTACCCGGCCGAGGCCTACGAGCCGCACCTGAACGCCGACGGCACCCGGAGCGGCGTCATGGAGCCGTCCAACCCCGACTGCGACCCCGAGTACGACCGGGACTGCCGCCTGCGTCGCTACGAGCCCGAGCAGCGCCAAGCCGAGGCCCAGCCCGAGCAGCACGCCGAGGAGGACCACAGCCAGGGGGCGGCAGAGAGGGAGCATcagccagaggagcaggagcagtaCGAGGCGGAGCCCTACCAGAGCGGCCAGGAGGAGCCTCACGTGTCCTACCCCCAGATGTCCTACCCTCAGATGTCCTACCCCCAGATGTCCCAGGGCATCCCGAGCCTGCAGGACATCCTGAGGCTCTACGCAGACCAGAGCCCGGAGCAGGACGAGCGCCGAGCTTACGCAGGCGACTACCGCAAGAAATAA